From the genome of Sphingomonas sp. HMP6, one region includes:
- a CDS encoding demethoxyubiquinone hydroxylase family protein, which translates to MSGWKPGDAKRLTDSMVRVDQAGEFGATRIYAGQLAVLGDRSPVARSIAGMANQEERHRAFFDAMMARRGVRPTLLQPIWNVAGFALGAVTAALGPEAAMACTAAVETEIDKHYAEQLEALGDSDPELSDAIRDFQAEEVEHRETALAAGAENTPGYPVLSGLIRLGCKVAIATAKRI; encoded by the coding sequence ATGAGTGGATGGAAGCCAGGGGACGCCAAGCGGCTGACCGATTCGATGGTCCGGGTGGATCAAGCGGGTGAATTTGGCGCGACGCGGATTTACGCGGGGCAGCTTGCCGTACTGGGCGATCGCAGCCCGGTCGCGCGGTCGATTGCCGGCATGGCCAATCAGGAAGAGCGCCACCGCGCGTTCTTCGATGCGATGATGGCGCGGCGCGGCGTGCGGCCAACGCTGCTGCAGCCGATTTGGAACGTCGCTGGTTTCGCGCTCGGCGCGGTGACGGCGGCGCTGGGGCCGGAGGCGGCGATGGCGTGTACCGCTGCGGTCGAGACCGAGATCGACAAACATTATGCCGAGCAGCTCGAAGCGCTGGGCGATAGCGATCCCGAACTGTCGGACGCGATTCGTGATTTCCAGGCCGAAGAGGTCGAACATCGCGAAACCGCGCTGGCGGCGGGGGCGGAGAATACGCCGGGCTACCCGGTGTTGAGCGGCTTGATCCGCCTGGGATGCAAGGTCGCAATCGCGACGGCGAAACGGATTTGA
- a CDS encoding disulfide bond formation protein B translates to MPRDRFETARWLALGVPLALLGGALISQYVGHLYPCELCWYQRYPHIAAIVLAALAFVVPGRPARGVLVALAAVAILLSGVIGVHHAGVEYHWWQGFTACTSTMSGPVTLESIMNAPIVRCDVAQWRLFGISLAGFNALFSIGGAIAIFAILQRNRA, encoded by the coding sequence TTGCCGCGCGATCGATTCGAGACCGCACGATGGCTCGCGCTCGGCGTGCCGCTGGCGCTGCTCGGCGGGGCGTTGATCTCGCAATATGTCGGGCACCTCTACCCGTGTGAGCTATGCTGGTATCAGCGCTATCCGCATATTGCGGCAATCGTGCTGGCGGCACTTGCCTTCGTGGTTCCGGGGCGTCCCGCGCGTGGCGTCCTCGTGGCGCTGGCGGCAGTCGCGATCCTGCTCAGCGGTGTGATCGGCGTGCATCATGCTGGTGTCGAATATCATTGGTGGCAGGGCTTCACGGCATGCACCTCGACCATGTCGGGGCCGGTCACGCTGGAGAGCATCATGAACGCGCCGATCGTGCGCTGTGACGTTGCGCAGTGGCGCCTGTTCGGAATTTCGCTCGCCGGGTTCAACGCGCTCTTTTCGATCGGCGGCGCAATCGCCATCTTTGCGATATTGCAAAGGAACCGCGCATGA
- a CDS encoding DUF2306 domain-containing protein yields MATLAAAGRPAKAKSLAPDAYERCLAVAAALLFATIVIALAKGQSHWIQVPPVVWAHLVTVMIALALTPVMLLRRRGDSTHRLLGRVWVVAMFLTAAESFFVRSSNQGHFSFIHFISAYVVIVTPLLWWSARSHQIGAHRRHVRGMVTGALLIAGFFTLPFGRMLGRWLFA; encoded by the coding sequence ATGGCGACATTGGCAGCAGCGGGGCGGCCGGCAAAGGCCAAATCGCTCGCGCCCGATGCCTATGAACGGTGTCTGGCGGTTGCCGCGGCGTTGTTATTCGCGACGATCGTGATTGCGCTGGCCAAGGGGCAGTCGCACTGGATCCAAGTGCCGCCCGTCGTGTGGGCGCATCTTGTCACCGTCATGATCGCGCTGGCGCTCACCCCGGTTATGCTGCTGCGGCGGCGGGGCGATTCGACGCATCGTCTGCTCGGGCGGGTGTGGGTCGTGGCGATGTTCCTGACCGCCGCCGAGTCTTTCTTCGTACGCTCAAGCAACCAGGGGCACTTCAGTTTCATCCATTTCATCTCGGCCTATGTCGTGATCGTCACGCCGCTGCTGTGGTGGAGCGCGCGCAGCCACCAGATCGGCGCACACCGCCGCCATGTGCGCGGGATGGTGACCGGGGCGTTGTTGATCGCCGGGTTCTTCACTCTGCCTTTCGGGCGCATGCTCGGCCGGTGGTTGTTCGCCTGA
- a CDS encoding tRNA-binding protein produces MHATHDPAAEAAATIGFDDFLKVDIRVGTIIEALPFPEARKPAYRLLIDFGPVIGVKKSSAQITARYTIAELPGRQVAAVVNFPPRQIGKVMSEVLTLGFPDAEGEVVLIEPNRAVPNGGRLF; encoded by the coding sequence ATGCACGCGACGCATGACCCCGCCGCCGAAGCGGCCGCTACGATCGGGTTCGATGATTTCCTGAAGGTCGACATCCGCGTCGGCACGATCATCGAAGCCCTGCCCTTTCCCGAGGCGCGCAAGCCCGCCTACCGGCTGCTGATCGATTTCGGGCCGGTGATCGGCGTAAAGAAATCCTCGGCGCAGATCACCGCGCGCTACACGATCGCGGAACTGCCCGGGCGGCAGGTGGCCGCTGTCGTCAATTTCCCACCCCGCCAGATCGGGAAAGTGATGTCCGAAGTACTGACGCTCGGCTTTCCCGATGCAGAGGGCGAGGTCGTCCTGATCGAGCCGAACCGCGCGGTGCCCAATGGCGGGCGGCTATTCTGA